In Micromonospora inyonensis, the genomic window GTTAGGGTCGCTTCCCATGACGACCAGCAGCGACCCGGGGATCGACGCCCTCGCCGCCGCACTGCGACGGTTCGCCGACGAGCGCGACTGGGGGCAGTTCCACACGCCGAAGAATCTCGCCATGGCGCTCGCCGGTGAGGTGGGGGAGTTGCTCGCCGAGTTGCAGTGGCTGACCCCGGAGGAATCCGTAGCGGTCATGGCCGACCCGGGGGCCGGCGGCCGGGTCCGCGCCGAGATCGGCGACGTGATGATCTACCTGGTCCGGCTGGCCGACGCCCTCGGGATCGACCTGGTCGAGGCGGCCACCGACAAGCTCGCCGACTCGGCCCGCCGGTACCCCGTCGAAAATGCCCGGGGCTCAGCCGCCAAGGCTGCCGGGGAGTAGTCAGACCGGCTCCGGTTAGAGTCGTGGGCAGTAAGCGGTCCGACGGGCTTCCGCACCAGGGATATGCCCCCCATCCGCACGATCACTTCGTGCTGCCCGGGGGCTCCTGTCGATGTCGGCGTACCGAACGTCCGCAAATGGTCTGCTGCGTCTGTCCACTGAGGACACGCTCGTGGATGTACTGACCGAGCACGCCCGGTTCAACGGCCATGGTGCCGGCCCGGCCGAGAAGCGGTCGTGGGCAAGGAGCCTGCCGGTGCTGGCGCAGGATCTTGTCGACGCCGGGCTGAGCCAGGTAGAGGTGCTCGTCGAGTATCAGCTTCCGCTGACCAGCCGCCGGGTCGACGCGGTGCTCGCCGGCGTCGACCCCCGTACCGGTGAGCTATCTGGTCGTCGAGCTGAAGCAGTGGTCCTACGCGACCGCGTACGAGGACTCCGACACGCTCGTCGCCGTGGAGCAGGTGCCGGGTCCACGGCTGCATCCGGGTGTGCAGGTCGAGGAGTACTGCCGCTACCTGACCGACTTCCTCGGCATTCTCGGCCGGGACGCGAAGCCGCTACGGGGCGCGGCGTACCTGCACAACGCGGTCGACCGGGACGTCGCCGACCTGCTCGACCGTCCGGCGACCGAACAGAGCCGGATCTTCACCAAGCAGCGGCGCGGGCAGTGGCTCGACCACCTGCGGAGCCGCTTCGCTCCGGACTCCGGTGCGGGTGCCGGCGACCGCTTCCTGACCAGCACCGTCCGCCCGAGCCGGCACCTGCTGGCGTACGCGGCGGCGGAGCTGAAGGAACGCTCGCACTTCATCCTGCTCGACGAGCAGCGCGTGGCGTACGAGTTGGTCATGCACGCGGTGGAGCGGGCCCGGACGGGCAACCACAAGCGGGCCGTGGTGGTGGCCGGCGGACCGGGCAGCGGCAAGAGCGTCATCGCGCTGTCCGTCCTCGGTGAGCTGGCCCGGCGTAACCGGACGGTGTTGCACGCCACCGGATCCCGATCGTTCACCCAGACCCTGCGCCGCTATGCCGGTCGCGGGTCGACCCGGCTGCAGAGCCTGTTCAAGTACTTCAACAGCTTCATGAGCGCCGAACCGAACGACGTCGAGGTGCTGATCTGCGACGAGGCGCACCGGATCCGGGAGACCTCGGTCAACCGGTTCACCACGAAGGACCGGCGGACCGCCGCCCGGCCGCAGATCGAGGAGTTGTTCGCCGCCGCCCGTGTGCCGGTCTTCCTGCTCGACGAGCACCAGGTGGTGAAGCCCGGTGAGCTGGGCAACGTCGAGGTCATCTCGGCCTACGCGGAGAAGCTGGGGCTGGAGGTGGAGGTCGTCTCGCTGCACGACCAGTTCCGCTGCGGCGGCAGCGAGGCGTACGAACAGTGGGTCCTCGACCTGCTCGGCCTCGACGGTGGGGAACCCACGGTCTGGACCGGCGACGGCCGGTTCGACGTGCACGTGGTCGACTCGCCGGAGGAGTTGGAGGCATACCTGGCCGAGCGGCAGGGTGTGAGCGGGACCGCGCGGATGTCCGCCGGGTACTGCTGGCCCTGGAGCGATCCCCGCCCGGACGGCACGCTGGTGCCCGACGTGACCGTCGGCGGCTGGGCCCGGCCGTGGAACGTCAAGAGCGAGCGGAGCGTGGGCGACGCGCCGGGCAGCGCGTTCTGGGCCACCGATCCGAACGGCTTCGGTCAGGTGGGATGCGTCTACACCGCGCAGGGCTTCGAGTACGACTGGTCGGGCGTGATCATCGGCCCGGACCTGGTGGCCCGGGACGGGAAGCTGGTCACCCGGCGCGCGGAGTCGAAGGATCCGGCGTTCCGCAGCCGCAAGGCGGTCAGCGACCTCGAGGCGGACCGGCTG contains:
- a CDS encoding nucleotide pyrophosphohydrolase produces the protein MTTSSDPGIDALAAALRRFADERDWGQFHTPKNLAMALAGEVGELLAELQWLTPEESVAVMADPGAGGRVRAEIGDVMIYLVRLADALGIDLVEAATDKLADSARRYPVENARGSAAKAAGE
- a CDS encoding DUF2075 domain-containing protein — protein: MSYLVVELKQWSYATAYEDSDTLVAVEQVPGPRLHPGVQVEEYCRYLTDFLGILGRDAKPLRGAAYLHNAVDRDVADLLDRPATEQSRIFTKQRRGQWLDHLRSRFAPDSGAGAGDRFLTSTVRPSRHLLAYAAAELKERSHFILLDEQRVAYELVMHAVERARTGNHKRAVVVAGGPGSGKSVIALSVLGELARRNRTVLHATGSRSFTQTLRRYAGRGSTRLQSLFKYFNSFMSAEPNDVEVLICDEAHRIRETSVNRFTTKDRRTAARPQIEELFAAARVPVFLLDEHQVVKPGELGNVEVISAYAEKLGLEVEVVSLHDQFRCGGSEAYEQWVLDLLGLDGGEPTVWTGDGRFDVHVVDSPEELEAYLAERQGVSGTARMSAGYCWPWSDPRPDGTLVPDVTVGGWARPWNVKSERSVGDAPGSAFWATDPNGFGQVGCVYTAQGFEYDWSGVIIGPDLVARDGKLVTRRAESKDPAFRSRKAVSDLEADRLIRNTYKVLLTRGLRGTVIYATDPETREHLRGLVRVERAPETRYEVDRDR